A genomic window from Triplophysa dalaica isolate WHDGS20190420 chromosome 24, ASM1584641v1, whole genome shotgun sequence includes:
- the ccnd2a gene encoding G1/S-specific cyclin-D2a isoform X1, whose translation MELLCLEMDTIVRARPDPNLLYDDRVLQSLLTIEERFLPQCSYFKCVQKDIQPFMRRMVATWMLEVCEEQKCEEEVFPLAMNYLDRFLAVVPTRKCNLQLLGAVCMFLASKLKETRPLTAEKLCIYTDNSIRPKELLEWELVVLGKLKWNLAAVTPNDFIEHIIRKLPLPVDKLDLIRKHVQTFIALCATDFKFTLYPPSMIATGSVAAAICGLQLNSTNRSLWGDNLTELLAKITNTEVDVLKACQEQIETVLMNNLREDRRQQQKRQQQEQGAPRSKALDDQDQSSTPTDVRDINL comes from the exons ATGGAACTGCTTTGTCTCGAGATGGACACCATTGTAAGAGCCCGTCCTGACCCGAATCTTCTATATGATGACAGGGTCCTACAGAGCTTGTTGACGATCGAAGAGAGGTTTCTTCCACAgtgttcatattttaaatgcGTTCAGAAAGACATTCAGCCTTTTATGCGGAGGATGGTGGCAACTTGGATGTTGGAG GTCTGCGAGGAACAGAAATGCGAGGAAGAAGTTTTTCCACTGGCTATGAACTACTTGGACCGATTTTTAGCAGTGGTACCAACACGAAAATGTAACTTGCAATTGCTTGGCGCAGTATGCATGTTTCTTGCGTCGAAATTGAAAGAGACGCGTCCCTTAACTGCAGAGAAGCTGTGCATCTACACCGATAACTCCATCAGACCAAAGGAACTTCTG GAATGGGAACTGGTTGTCTTGGGCAAATTGAAGTGGAACCTGGCTGCTGTCACTCCAAATGATTTCATTGAGCATATTATAAGGAAACTTCCACTGCCTGTGGATAAACTGGATCTGATCCGTAAACATGTGCAGACTTTCATTGCTCTTTGTGCAACAG ACTTCAAATTCACCTTGTACCCTCCATCCATGATTGCGACAGGCAGCGTGGCGGCAGCTATCTGCGGCCTGCAACTCAACAGCACTAACCGTTCACTGTGGGGAGACAACCTTACAGAGTTACTCGCCAAGATCACGAACACAGAAGTT GATGTGCTAAAGGCATGCCAGGAGCAGATTGAGACAGTGCTGATGAATAACCTGAGGGAAGACCGCAGGCAGCAACAGAAACGGCAACAGCAAGAACAGGGTGCCCCCCGCAGCAAAGCACTTGATGACCAGGACCAGTCCAGCACCCCCACCGATGTACGAGACATCAATTTGTGA
- the ccnd2a gene encoding G1/S-specific cyclin-D2a isoform X2 produces MTAQADLKVLQSLLTIEERFLPQCSYFKCVQKDIQPFMRRMVATWMLEVCEEQKCEEEVFPLAMNYLDRFLAVVPTRKCNLQLLGAVCMFLASKLKETRPLTAEKLCIYTDNSIRPKELLEWELVVLGKLKWNLAAVTPNDFIEHIIRKLPLPVDKLDLIRKHVQTFIALCATDFKFTLYPPSMIATGSVAAAICGLQLNSTNRSLWGDNLTELLAKITNTEVDVLKACQEQIETVLMNNLREDRRQQQKRQQQEQGAPRSKALDDQDQSSTPTDVRDINL; encoded by the exons GGTCCTACAGAGCTTGTTGACGATCGAAGAGAGGTTTCTTCCACAgtgttcatattttaaatgcGTTCAGAAAGACATTCAGCCTTTTATGCGGAGGATGGTGGCAACTTGGATGTTGGAG GTCTGCGAGGAACAGAAATGCGAGGAAGAAGTTTTTCCACTGGCTATGAACTACTTGGACCGATTTTTAGCAGTGGTACCAACACGAAAATGTAACTTGCAATTGCTTGGCGCAGTATGCATGTTTCTTGCGTCGAAATTGAAAGAGACGCGTCCCTTAACTGCAGAGAAGCTGTGCATCTACACCGATAACTCCATCAGACCAAAGGAACTTCTG GAATGGGAACTGGTTGTCTTGGGCAAATTGAAGTGGAACCTGGCTGCTGTCACTCCAAATGATTTCATTGAGCATATTATAAGGAAACTTCCACTGCCTGTGGATAAACTGGATCTGATCCGTAAACATGTGCAGACTTTCATTGCTCTTTGTGCAACAG ACTTCAAATTCACCTTGTACCCTCCATCCATGATTGCGACAGGCAGCGTGGCGGCAGCTATCTGCGGCCTGCAACTCAACAGCACTAACCGTTCACTGTGGGGAGACAACCTTACAGAGTTACTCGCCAAGATCACGAACACAGAAGTT GATGTGCTAAAGGCATGCCAGGAGCAGATTGAGACAGTGCTGATGAATAACCTGAGGGAAGACCGCAGGCAGCAACAGAAACGGCAACAGCAAGAACAGGGTGCCCCCCGCAGCAAAGCACTTGATGACCAGGACCAGTCCAGCACCCCCACCGATGTACGAGACATCAATTTGTGA
- the ccnd2a gene encoding G1/S-specific cyclin-D2a isoform X3, giving the protein MMRVLQSLLTIEERFLPQCSYFKCVQKDIQPFMRRMVATWMLEVCEEQKCEEEVFPLAMNYLDRFLAVVPTRKCNLQLLGAVCMFLASKLKETRPLTAEKLCIYTDNSIRPKELLEWELVVLGKLKWNLAAVTPNDFIEHIIRKLPLPVDKLDLIRKHVQTFIALCATDFKFTLYPPSMIATGSVAAAICGLQLNSTNRSLWGDNLTELLAKITNTEVDVLKACQEQIETVLMNNLREDRRQQQKRQQQEQGAPRSKALDDQDQSSTPTDVRDINL; this is encoded by the exons ATGATGAG GGTCCTACAGAGCTTGTTGACGATCGAAGAGAGGTTTCTTCCACAgtgttcatattttaaatgcGTTCAGAAAGACATTCAGCCTTTTATGCGGAGGATGGTGGCAACTTGGATGTTGGAG GTCTGCGAGGAACAGAAATGCGAGGAAGAAGTTTTTCCACTGGCTATGAACTACTTGGACCGATTTTTAGCAGTGGTACCAACACGAAAATGTAACTTGCAATTGCTTGGCGCAGTATGCATGTTTCTTGCGTCGAAATTGAAAGAGACGCGTCCCTTAACTGCAGAGAAGCTGTGCATCTACACCGATAACTCCATCAGACCAAAGGAACTTCTG GAATGGGAACTGGTTGTCTTGGGCAAATTGAAGTGGAACCTGGCTGCTGTCACTCCAAATGATTTCATTGAGCATATTATAAGGAAACTTCCACTGCCTGTGGATAAACTGGATCTGATCCGTAAACATGTGCAGACTTTCATTGCTCTTTGTGCAACAG ACTTCAAATTCACCTTGTACCCTCCATCCATGATTGCGACAGGCAGCGTGGCGGCAGCTATCTGCGGCCTGCAACTCAACAGCACTAACCGTTCACTGTGGGGAGACAACCTTACAGAGTTACTCGCCAAGATCACGAACACAGAAGTT GATGTGCTAAAGGCATGCCAGGAGCAGATTGAGACAGTGCTGATGAATAACCTGAGGGAAGACCGCAGGCAGCAACAGAAACGGCAACAGCAAGAACAGGGTGCCCCCCGCAGCAAAGCACTTGATGACCAGGACCAGTCCAGCACCCCCACCGATGTACGAGACATCAATTTGTGA